The following are encoded in a window of Rhodomicrobium lacus genomic DNA:
- a CDS encoding S10 family peptidase has product MSVRNRSVTSYLKALIGALALTGLFSHAAAAQDLPPGHPPHGGATDNKREASPAPSQAGGGFAQHLPADSVTQHTVTLDGKPFAYKATAGTLPLLGPQGDVAAKMFYVAYQAANAPARPTTFVFNGGPGAASAFLHIAALGPRIVPFAENGAAPLRPVRFVDNPATWLAFTDLVFIDPVGTGYSRATGGGDDKEAAFWGDEKDANSVATFIRGWLSRNGRSLAPVYLAGESYGGLRAAILAEKLLDAGLDVQGAVLISPALDFPLLRGNRFNVLPLAFDLPSLAVAAAELKDGTKTTVENIAREAEAFAATDYLVHVARGRVPSEAITARVSQLTGLSPEIVARNQSRAPDDVFFDEYERATNRRLSRYDATVSAPLPMPAKNDRFDVILDGASSVLAPAAATYIAQDLGFRTDLDYRLLNETANRRWSGDRKRAHEASGVELIERARTQNPALKVFIAHGYTDLVTPYALSRYLIGQLRPIEGAAPVELHVYRGGHMMYFRGASREALTRDVRRMYETSQR; this is encoded by the coding sequence GTGTCGGTTCGCAATAGAAGCGTAACAAGCTATCTCAAGGCCTTGATCGGCGCTTTGGCATTGACCGGGCTTTTCAGTCACGCTGCTGCCGCGCAGGATCTGCCTCCAGGTCACCCCCCTCACGGCGGGGCTACCGATAACAAGCGCGAGGCATCACCGGCGCCGTCGCAAGCCGGAGGCGGCTTCGCACAGCATCTGCCCGCCGACAGCGTCACGCAGCACACGGTCACGCTCGACGGGAAGCCCTTCGCCTACAAGGCTACGGCTGGCACGCTGCCGCTTCTCGGCCCGCAAGGTGATGTGGCGGCAAAGATGTTCTACGTCGCCTATCAGGCGGCCAACGCCCCCGCACGCCCGACGACCTTTGTCTTCAACGGGGGCCCCGGCGCGGCATCGGCCTTCCTGCATATCGCGGCGCTCGGGCCCCGCATCGTTCCGTTCGCGGAGAACGGGGCAGCGCCGCTCCGGCCCGTCCGCTTCGTCGACAATCCCGCCACATGGCTCGCCTTCACCGATCTCGTCTTCATCGATCCCGTCGGTACGGGCTACAGCCGCGCCACTGGCGGCGGCGATGACAAGGAGGCCGCGTTCTGGGGCGACGAGAAAGATGCGAACTCCGTAGCCACGTTCATAAGGGGCTGGCTCTCGCGCAACGGACGCAGCCTCGCGCCGGTCTATCTCGCAGGTGAAAGCTATGGTGGCCTTCGCGCCGCGATCCTCGCCGAAAAGCTGCTCGATGCCGGCCTTGACGTGCAAGGCGCGGTGCTGATCTCGCCCGCGCTCGACTTCCCGCTTCTGCGCGGCAATCGGTTCAACGTTCTGCCGCTGGCTTTCGACCTCCCTTCCCTCGCGGTCGCGGCCGCCGAGTTGAAGGACGGCACGAAGACGACTGTGGAGAACATCGCGCGCGAGGCCGAAGCCTTCGCAGCGACCGATTATCTCGTGCATGTCGCGCGCGGGAGAGTGCCAAGCGAGGCCATAACGGCTAGGGTTTCGCAACTGACGGGGCTTTCCCCGGAGATTGTCGCCCGCAACCAGAGCCGCGCGCCCGACGACGTCTTCTTCGACGAATATGAGCGCGCGACAAACCGGAGGCTGAGCCGCTACGATGCCACCGTCAGCGCTCCGCTTCCGATGCCCGCGAAAAACGACAGGTTCGACGTGATCCTCGACGGCGCTTCGAGCGTGCTGGCACCGGCGGCCGCGACCTACATCGCGCAGGATCTCGGATTTCGCACCGACCTCGATTATCGCCTGTTGAACGAAACGGCCAATCGCCGCTGGTCGGGGGACAGGAAGCGGGCTCACGAGGCGAGCGGCGTCGAACTCATCGAGCGGGCGCGCACGCAGAACCCCGCGCTCAAGGTTTTCATCGCCCACGGTTACACGGATCTCGTTACACCATACGCGCTGTCCAGATACCTGATCGGGCAGCTTCGGCCCATCGAAGGCGCGGCCCCGGTGGAGCTGCACGTCTATCGCGGCGGCCATATGATGTATTTCCGCGGCGCCTCGCGTGAGGCGCTCACTCGCGATGTGCGGCGGATGTATGAGACTTCGCAAAGATAG
- a CDS encoding class I SAM-dependent methyltransferase translates to MIFPNADQTSAAVALHYNELDGFYREIWGDHVHHGYWRTGRETSAEAAEALSALVAERLGLTRGMRVCDIGCGYGETARLFASRYGVALDGVTISESQFRMAAARNSPGVSIALCDWLENGFADESFDRAYAIESSEHIADKARFFAEAHRVLRRDGRLAVCAWLAKSGSLGSVDSLLLERICRYGRLPGMGTEEDYRALAESAGFRVARVDDISGQVRRTWAICIRRSLAKLASDSRYRAFLFGGGAHNKAFAATLFLILSAYRTGAMRYCVFTLEK, encoded by the coding sequence ATGATCTTTCCGAATGCCGATCAGACGAGCGCCGCCGTGGCGCTGCACTACAACGAACTCGACGGATTTTATCGCGAAATCTGGGGCGATCACGTCCATCACGGCTATTGGCGCACCGGTCGCGAGACGAGCGCGGAAGCCGCCGAGGCACTAAGCGCCCTCGTCGCGGAGAGGCTTGGCCTCACCCGCGGGATGCGGGTTTGCGACATCGGCTGCGGCTATGGCGAAACGGCCCGGCTGTTCGCTTCGCGATACGGCGTGGCGCTCGACGGCGTGACCATTTCCGAAAGCCAGTTTCGAATGGCGGCGGCGCGAAACTCACCCGGCGTCTCGATCGCGCTGTGTGACTGGCTGGAAAACGGCTTCGCGGACGAGAGCTTCGACCGCGCCTATGCCATCGAAAGCTCGGAGCACATCGCTGACAAGGCGCGCTTTTTTGCCGAGGCGCATCGCGTGCTTCGCCGCGACGGGCGGCTCGCGGTCTGCGCGTGGCTGGCGAAAAGCGGTTCGCTCGGGAGTGTCGACAGCCTCCTTCTCGAACGCATCTGCCGCTATGGGCGGCTGCCCGGCATGGGCACGGAGGAAGATTATCGCGCGCTGGCCGAGAGCGCGGGCTTTCGCGTCGCTCGCGTGGACGACATCAGCGGGCAGGTGAGACGAACCTGGGCGATCTGCATCCGGCGCAGTCTCGCCAAGCTTGCGAGCGACAGCCGCTATCGGGCGTTCCTGTTCGGCGGCGGCGCGCATAACAAGGCATTCGCGGCGACGCTGTTTCTCATCCTCTCCGCCTACCGGACCGGCGCGATGCGCTATTGCGTTTTCACCCTCGAGAAATGA
- the bluB gene encoding 5,6-dimethylbenzimidazole synthase — MMQDTEVPVFDETFRTKLEDLIIWRRDVRRFRTDPLPEGAIERLLRLACLAPSVGLSEPWRFVLVESAEKRRLIAANFEDANAEALSSYTGDRASLYASLKLEGIREAPVQLAAFAEPDPEKGRTVGRRTMPETVAYSVVSAMHTLWLAARAEGIGMGWVSILDPVRAARDLDVPPHWQFIGYFCIGYPLEEARTPELERVNWERRSDPATLVIRR; from the coding sequence ATGATGCAAGACACGGAGGTGCCGGTGTTCGACGAGACCTTTCGTACGAAGCTTGAGGATCTTATCATATGGCGACGCGACGTGCGACGCTTCCGCACCGACCCGCTGCCCGAGGGCGCCATCGAACGCCTGTTGCGCCTCGCCTGCCTCGCGCCCTCCGTCGGGCTCAGCGAGCCGTGGCGCTTCGTGCTTGTGGAAAGCGCCGAAAAGCGCAGGCTGATCGCCGCCAATTTCGAGGACGCGAATGCTGAGGCGCTGTCGTCCTATACCGGCGACCGCGCGTCGCTCTACGCCTCGCTGAAGCTGGAAGGCATTCGCGAGGCCCCGGTGCAACTCGCCGCCTTCGCGGAGCCGGACCCAGAGAAGGGCCGCACCGTGGGCCGTCGGACCATGCCGGAAACCGTCGCCTATTCGGTCGTGAGCGCGATGCACACGCTGTGGCTTGCCGCGCGCGCGGAGGGCATCGGCATGGGTTGGGTGTCGATCCTCGATCCCGTTCGCGCGGCGCGCGACCTAGATGTGCCGCCGCACTGGCAGTTTATCGGTTATTTCTGCATCGGCTACCCGCTGGAAGAGGCGCGCACGCCGGAACTTGAACGCGTGAACTGGGAGCGGCGAAGCGATCCGGCGACGCTCGTGATCAGGCGCTGA
- a CDS encoding TIGR01244 family sulfur transferase — translation MGIYLLATATQPDLARPSDVHFVADNRAAASARLTESLSVAPQIRVEDIPAYAAQGIKTIIANRPDGEAPGQPTFAEIKKAAEANGITAIYLPIESASAISEADAAAFGKALDESKGKTLAFCRSGTRSTLLWSLSQAGKRSALNIAQTAAQAGYDVSPILPRLAK, via the coding sequence TTGGGGATCTATCTGCTTGCGACCGCAACTCAGCCCGACCTCGCGCGGCCGTCCGACGTTCATTTCGTGGCGGACAACAGGGCCGCCGCCTCCGCCAGACTCACGGAATCGCTCTCCGTCGCGCCGCAAATCCGCGTCGAAGACATTCCGGCCTACGCCGCGCAAGGCATCAAGACCATCATTGCGAACCGACCCGACGGCGAAGCCCCCGGCCAACCGACCTTCGCGGAGATAAAGAAGGCCGCAGAGGCGAACGGCATCACGGCGATTTACCTTCCCATCGAAAGCGCCAGCGCTATCTCGGAAGCCGATGCGGCGGCCTTCGGCAAAGCGCTCGATGAAAGCAAGGGCAAGACGCTGGCTTTCTGTCGGTCGGGCACGCGCAGCACGCTGCTTTGGTCTCTCTCCCAAGCGGGTAAACGCTCCGCTCTCAACATCGCGCAAACAGCGGCGCAAGCTGGCTACGACGTCAGCCCGATCCTCCCGCGTCTCGCGAAGTGA
- a CDS encoding TIGR01244 family sulfur transferase codes for MELHRLTDDLDVAGQIEVSDIPELASKGIKTIICNRPDNETPGQPAFSEIEKIAEANGIKTIYHPIRAANAISDADAEIFEKEMAEAEKPVLAFCRSGTRSTFIWSLSQAGKIPAQQIALTAMRAGYDISPVYPRLEK; via the coding sequence GGCTAACGGATGATCTCGACGTCGCAGGACAGATCGAGGTGTCGGATATTCCAGAACTCGCCTCAAAAGGGATAAAGACGATTATTTGCAACCGGCCGGACAACGAGACGCCCGGACAGCCGGCTTTCAGCGAGATCGAGAAGATTGCCGAGGCCAACGGCATCAAGACGATCTATCACCCGATCCGCGCCGCCAATGCGATCAGCGACGCCGACGCGGAGATCTTCGAGAAGGAAATGGCCGAGGCGGAAAAGCCCGTGCTCGCCTTCTGCCGCTCCGGCACGCGCAGCACCTTCATTTGGTCGCTCTCGCAAGCCGGCAAAATTCCCGCCCAGCAGATTGCGCTGACGGCCATGCGTGCGGGATACGACATCAGCCCGGTCTATCCGCGTCTCGAAAAGTAG